One Phocaeicola dorei genomic region harbors:
- a CDS encoding nucleotidyltransferase, translated as MLTQEEKKQFSEILETLGETLDITETQYNTAVSSYGAVGEWLAKPESSLAPYKPVVRPQGSFMLGTMIKPICEDDDLDIDLVCELTGKNPQWTQYHLKQVVGNRLKANETYKNMLDREGRRCWTLMYSDSANYHMDILPSLVCSGYNIVLEKAFSDTALEKDYESLAIRITDNKQNNYYTDTIAENWMKSNPFGYGRWFFNAANVVSLRKSIMLAEAVSPVPKYNKEKLPLQRVVQILKRHRDMMFDGDEDKPISIIITTLASRAYNKETSIIDALTNVSTNMRNYIESRYDSSIGRTIKWIPNPVNPEENFADKWVEHPQREKNFYKWLNQVEQDIQTIVQQRGLHNISESMGKPFGEKIVTKVFSALGRKNFNLRENGVLKMAIGTGILSTVGSVTAAAHNFHGND; from the coding sequence ATGCTGACACAAGAAGAAAAAAAGCAATTCAGTGAAATTTTAGAAACACTCGGCGAAACATTGGACATCACGGAAACCCAATATAACACCGCAGTTAGTAGTTATGGTGCAGTAGGTGAATGGCTGGCAAAGCCTGAATCATCGCTTGCTCCATATAAACCGGTCGTTCGCCCGCAAGGTTCATTCATGCTTGGAACAATGATCAAACCCATTTGTGAAGATGATGATTTGGATATTGACTTAGTGTGTGAACTAACAGGCAAAAATCCACAGTGGACACAATATCATCTCAAACAAGTGGTCGGAAATCGACTTAAAGCAAACGAGACTTACAAAAATATGCTTGATAGAGAAGGACGAAGATGTTGGACATTGATGTATTCTGATAGTGCCAATTATCATATGGATATACTTCCGAGCCTTGTTTGTAGTGGATATAATATTGTACTTGAAAAAGCCTTTTCGGATACAGCATTGGAGAAAGATTACGAATCATTAGCAATACGTATAACAGATAATAAACAAAACAACTATTATACCGACACGATTGCTGAAAACTGGATGAAAAGCAACCCCTTCGGTTATGGTAGATGGTTTTTCAATGCAGCTAATGTTGTCTCATTACGTAAATCCATAATGTTGGCGGAAGCTGTAAGTCCTGTTCCGAAATATAATAAAGAGAAGTTACCACTTCAGCGGGTTGTTCAAATTCTGAAACGACATCGTGATATGATGTTTGACGGAGATGAAGATAAACCGATATCCATTATTATTACAACTTTAGCTTCAAGGGCATACAACAAAGAAACGTCTATCATAGATGCATTGACGAATGTGAGTACCAATATGCGGAATTATATCGAGAGTCGCTATGACTCAAGCATAGGCAGAACTATTAAATGGATTCCAAATCCGGTGAATCCCGAAGAGAACTTTGCTGACAAATGGGTAGAACATCCGCAGCGAGAAAAGAACTTTTATAAGTGGCTCAATCAGGTTGAACAAGACATTCAAACTATAGTTCAACAACGGGGATTGCATAATATTTCTGAATCTATGGGAAAACCATTTGGCGAAAAAATTGTAACAAAGGTTTTTTCAGCATTGGGTAGGAAAAATTTTAATCTTCGGGAAAATGGAGTATTAAAAATGGCAATAGGTACAGGGATTCTTAGTACAGTTGGTAGTGTCACTGCTGCTGCACACAATTTTCATGGTAATGATTAA
- a CDS encoding SAVED domain-containing protein produces the protein MSVTNITIKKQNLLWAVSGGRCEYEGCNRILYTDILTKKKYNSAYIAHIVADKPDGPRGDTVRSKLLCDDISNLMLLCNEHHNLIDKVDVEGHPESRLLVMKHQHEERIRRITDIAPNMSSEIILYGANIGSNNSPLSYQSACEALLYDYYPASDNAIELRMKNVPFTDDTDTYWVIEEANLCEQFKLQIKPRLMQGNTDHYSVFALAPQPLLIKLGVLLNDLNDVKVYQRHREPFTWKWQSMISNDIEYILHEPANKTKIPVLVFSLSATVTHDRIQKALGKNTSIWEITISGTPNNDFLKTEALLSDFRRTVRNAFDKIKFHHGCTELHVFPAMPVSASVELGRVWMPKVDMPMAIYDANKLKNDFYKTIIIK, from the coding sequence ATGAGCGTAACAAACATTACTATTAAAAAACAGAATCTCCTATGGGCAGTCTCTGGTGGGAGATGTGAATATGAAGGATGCAATAGGATATTGTATACAGATATATTGACAAAGAAAAAATATAATAGCGCCTATATTGCCCACATAGTAGCGGACAAACCAGATGGTCCAAGAGGTGATACTGTACGTTCCAAACTACTTTGTGATGACATAAGCAATTTGATGCTATTATGTAATGAGCATCATAATTTAATAGATAAAGTGGACGTAGAAGGGCATCCTGAATCTCGGTTATTAGTTATGAAACATCAACATGAAGAACGTATTAGACGAATAACGGACATAGCCCCCAATATGTCCAGTGAAATAATCTTATATGGAGCGAATATAGGGAGTAACAATTCTCCCTTATCTTACCAATCTGCATGTGAAGCATTGTTATATGATTATTATCCGGCAAGCGATAATGCCATAGAATTAAGGATGAAGAATGTGCCGTTTACGGATGATACTGACACTTATTGGGTGATAGAAGAAGCTAATCTTTGTGAACAGTTTAAGCTACAAATAAAGCCACGATTGATGCAAGGAAATACTGATCATTATTCTGTATTTGCACTCGCACCGCAGCCACTACTTATAAAATTGGGAGTTTTATTGAACGATTTGAATGATGTAAAAGTATATCAAAGACACAGAGAACCTTTTACGTGGAAGTGGCAGTCGATGATATCCAATGATATAGAATATATTCTACATGAACCTGCTAATAAAACGAAAATTCCCGTACTCGTATTTAGTTTGAGTGCAACAGTGACACATGATAGAATACAAAAGGCTCTTGGAAAAAATACAAGTATATGGGAAATCACAATAAGTGGTACACCTAACAATGATTTCTTAAAAACAGAAGCATTATTATCTGATTTTCGTCGTACGGTCAGAAATGCTTTTGACAAAATCAAATTCCATCATGGTTGTACAGAATTACATGTTTTTCCAGCTATGCCAGTCTCCGCATCTGTTGAATTGGGTAGAGTGTGGATGCCTAAAGTTGATATGCCTATGGCAATCTATGATGCGAATAAGTTAAAAAATGATTTTTATAAGACAATAATAATTAAATAA
- a CDS encoding ImmA/IrrE family metallo-endopeptidase, with protein sequence MIAKNNRLKIRKLAEYIALQFDEKITPLEKIVADENLDVFYDNYESNTFDGMTIYDNGKFYIHINTYNGNRADTDRGRFTLAHELGHYFIDTHRIGLKNGLLEPHPSLTNKAQYFSIEREADYFAACLLMPEERFRKDIGNKKFGIEVIDYLRAEYKISRTACALRFADIGNYPLLIVYAENNIIRWSYSSEDFPFKWMINDKIVPRNTVMGDYFNNNHIAEVFRTEQVWAIDCFKYVKDEDLQRKFYEHCITHKNSALSLFWED encoded by the coding sequence ATGATAGCGAAGAATAATAGATTAAAAATTAGGAAATTAGCAGAATATATTGCTTTACAGTTCGATGAAAAAATAACGCCGCTTGAAAAGATTGTCGCTGATGAGAACTTAGATGTATTTTATGATAACTACGAAAGTAATACTTTTGATGGAATGACTATTTATGATAATGGGAAGTTTTATATTCATATTAATACATACAATGGTAACCGAGCCGATACAGATAGAGGAAGATTTACTTTAGCACACGAACTCGGTCATTATTTTATTGACACACATAGAATTGGTTTGAAAAATGGATTATTAGAACCACATCCATCTCTTACCAATAAAGCTCAATATTTTTCTATTGAACGTGAAGCTGATTATTTTGCCGCCTGCTTATTAATGCCTGAAGAACGTTTTCGCAAAGACATTGGGAATAAGAAATTCGGCATTGAGGTGATAGATTACTTGAGGGCTGAATATAAAATAAGTAGAACAGCTTGTGCTTTGCGATTTGCAGATATTGGAAATTATCCTCTCTTAATAGTATATGCAGAAAATAATATTATAAGATGGTCCTATTCAAGTGAGGATTTTCCCTTCAAATGGATGATTAATGACAAAATCGTACCACGAAACACAGTAATGGGAGATTATTTTAATAATAATCATATTGCAGAGGTTTTTCGAACGGAGCAAGTCTGGGCTATAGATTGTTTCAAATACGTTAAAGATGAAGATCTACAAAGAAAATTCTATGAACATTGCATCACTCATAAAAATTCTGCTTTAAGTCTATTCTGGGAGGATTGA